AGTGCAAAATTTAATGATACTCCATTTCTTGAGCAGCTCAGAGATGGCTGAGATGGTCAGTTCTGCCATTGTTGGGGAGGCAGTCAGCCGAATCTTTTCTAGTATTACCAGGAGGTGGCCTAGAGAGGCTGGAGATGGCACGCATCAAGATGGAGGCCGCACTCGAGACATCCAACAAGTGGCAGATCAGGGACACGTCGCTGCTCCATTGGCGGAAGAAACTGAAGCGTGCTGCTCAGGACTGTGATGACGCCGCGCGCAGATGCAAGCAACATTCtcaggaggaagacgagagaGAACAGATCATATGACGATCCTCGTTTCCTAGACGTATTGCACATACAACGAAGGCATTCATCTCCTCTTTCGTCGGCCGCAACAATGATCATTGCTTAGACAACATCGCCGCTGTCCGGAGATTTGAAAGGTTCGCGGATGGTGCTACCGAGTTTATGAGATTTGTGCAGCTCAGCGGAACGCCACGACAACACTTGTTCTTCAACCCTCTCATCAGGCATATCGTTGCAGGAAAGTTCGTAGGATATATGGCGTTGCGTCCAGGAGGCCGATATCACTTCTTCACCATATGGCCAATAGCTTTCGAGGAGCGTGGGCTGGAGGCCATGCTTTCTTTCTTATACGAAGATTGCAATGTGCCCAAGAATAGTTTTACCCTCAGGTTCATGATGCATATCTCAGAGAGCACAAACATAATCGGAACTACAATCAATTGCTTGCGACTAGTGACGCCTCATTTCAAGTCCACGGCCGACGTCGTCATTAAAGAGATCATGCAGCTCCCTACACAAGATTTCTCCTGTTTCCCGCTTGAGGTTGTGAATGTCAACGCGGAACATTACTGGACCGAGATGAACACAACTTTCGCTGGATGGTTCTGCCCTGATCCACTATGTTGCCAAGGATACGAGAACAACGTCTTGTCCTGCTGTCGCGGCGGCAAAAGCAGCAGCGGAAACAAATTGAGGCTTTCAAGTATATTTCCAGAACCAGTATCTCAAGTGTTTTTACAGTGCTACATCTCACCATTCGAGTACGGTAACCTACATGGGTCAGCCGCTAGATATGACTCGTCTTCTTTGGAGAATTACCCGCTTCTGAAGCTGGACATTTTGCTCATGCCTCATGACTCTCTCGAGGAACCCAAGTCAACAGGCGATGGCTTTGTGATAGAGGCGATCAATGGAGAGATGCAACACCTCACACATTTAAATGTTCACCCGAATCAGCTCGACGAGATGTTGCTGCCCAAGGCAACAGATTATCTCTATCATAACACGGCGGCTACGACGTACGAGATAAGTTGGAGATCTAACCATGGCAGTGCACACCTATGCGTGGACAAGACGAGCGCGAGAATAATCTCAGGAGCACCCACGGCCTCCACAGGACAGGGTAGGAACAAGAATAGCAAGGTGCTTCTTGAGATGCTGCAGGAGATAATGAAAAATACGCTGGCAAGAGAATGCTTAAAACTTTGGGTCATTCGTTCCTCCGAGAAACTGCAGAGCATGTTTACGGCATGGCTCAAACAATGAGGATATAAGTACTGGTTTATGTCTTAATTTCACGGGGATCTCGTAGTGTTCCTTCAGAGTCTGTTTGAAATTAATGTGTGCTAAGGCGAGCAGGGCATTTTGTTGTGGTGTACTTGTACCTCTTGTATGTATAATGGTAGTATTGTATTGTACTCGTATATACCTCTTGAGTAGTCCTGTGACATGCTAAATGGTATGTGGTGGAATAATGAGGATGCTCTTCAATTACATGTTGATATGCTGTTTGGCAAAGTTTAGTATTGAACTGAACCAGCTATCAAACCGGTTAAGCATAGGTTGGCTATGGTCAAACCATGTGGAAAATTTCATGATTGAAAACTAGCCTGTGAAAATGCATCCCATATGGAGGAGACCGATTTTTTTACCAAGTGGGTGGGTACCTCGCGTACCCTATCCATTCAAATAATCTCCAATTGTCGAGGGAATAAGCCTTCGGGTTCTCAACTTTCTTATACCTGCTACAGCCCAGCATGAAGCCCATACGAAGGCCCATGAGGCATACGAAGCCTGAGTACCTGAAACTGCGGCTAAAGCTAAGGAATTTAATCTAGACATACCAGAATGTACCGATCTAATTGTAACCAACCCGATTATCACGCCCGAGACCTAGCCCCCTATTTAGACTAGGCAGGGAAATCGGGAAGGAGAGGCCGTTCTCATCCGACTCTCCAGATCCCATCTGCGCACCATAGGTTCAGAGTTTCTTTGTAATCATCATCAATACAAAacaccaaaagcaggacgtagaaGATTTACCTCaccgagggccctgaacctgggtaatcTTCATGCCCCCTAGGTCCTTGTTAGTCGACGAGATTGCCGTTGCACCCCGTGCTCTCCCTAGTTGAAAGCCCTCTAGTTTGGGTATTGCCGAGTTAGCCACTCGTCAGCAATTATGGATCTTAAACAGTGAACGTCTGACAGGATCACTGGAGACCTAGGCAGCTAGGGAGCTACACGCAGTACACTGCGCACTGCCCGTGAACAGTACTCTTAACTCTAGCACTACTCTCAATAGTACAATACTCAACTCTTGGCGGTGCTCTGAAAAAATCTCAGTAGTATTCTCAACAGTGGTCCCTGACGTGGGAGTGACCCACCGGGTTTTCATTTTTGGTATACCCACTACGGCCCAGCATGAAGCCCACTCGAAGGCCTGCTACGACTCCAAGAGTTCAGATGCctaatcttgcgactcaagataaaAAAGATCAATTAGATTACATCTTTttattgtaaccgacttggactccaCCCAAGACTTGACCTCTTGCATATATAAatgaccaggagggggagctaAGAAGAACAACTCACAACTCTCTCCTCCGGGACAGACTATCTCCCTAGAGATCCAATCTCGCATATAAGCCGACACACTTGTCAGATCTCATCTGCACACCATAACTTCGGCGGCAACAttgtaatctctccatcaatCCTAGATCATCGCTGAAAAATAACATGGTATCTGCATCGTCGCTGAAAATACTATATCGTCGCTCAAGTTTGAGACTGGTACGAATGGTTTATATGAGCCCTAAggattttatatttttttgacgGGCATCATTAAATAGAGAGAAAACTGTACATGGCTAAGGATTTTATATTGCCCGAACATAGGACTCCGTGTGTCGTACGGCCAACAGCTTCTACTACACGGTTAGCCTGTACTGTCAGCTCAAAACGGGAGCTCCACGGGCGTGCAAGTGGGTCCAGGAGAACTGGCACTGCAACGAGCCAACGAGACCATGTTCATGCTACCAGGCCGCAACAACAGCTTCTGCGTCTCTGGGCATGGTACACTATGCGTCGGCCCTTTTGGTATCATGAATCCCAAAGTTGTTCCTTTTTGAggaacagtttttttttttagaatatttGGGGAACAGATTAATTTTGTTGTGGAGGAACAAATAGGTTAAGCCCTATGTCGCTGAAGTATGGACCCCACCGTCCCGGCCCAGATCAGCCCATCAGCGAACGGCCTGGTCAAGCAGCTCCAGTCCCAGGCGCGGCCCAAACCGAGCGGCTCGGGagtttcatttattttcttttcccctctaGCAAATCATCCAggtttcgctcaaaaaaaaaaagcaaatcaTCCAGGTTGGAAAACCCCGTATCCAATGTCCCCCTTCCCTGCCGGTGGCGGAAGCCCCCGCCGGCACAGCAGCGACAGTGGGGGCGGCAGCGCCAGCGGGTCCCAGATCGCCGACCAACTACTCGACCCCTCCTCCTACAGCGGTCAGCCACCGTACGTCCTCCGCGCCCCTCTCTCGTTTCACCCCTCCTTTTCTGTTCCGGCGAGATGATAatagattgttttttttttgagaaaaagatACAGTTGTTGTTCATCGATGGGGAATTTGGTTCCTTGGGGCGATGGGGGAGAAAAACGGGATGTAGATGAATGTACCTCGGATTTCATTCCCGGGCTGGCGGATGTCCCACCAAAAAATGTTCCTTTCCTCCGTAAACTTGCCATACCACAGACGCTGAGATAAAACTCTTCTTCTACTGATCGAGATTATCCCACTTCAGCAGCaggtgcgaggaggagcggcaTGTGGGAGGCAACGTTGAGGCTGCATCTTCTGCGCAAACGATGCAAGAACAGGGATCGTCCATTGCTGCCACTTCCTCATCCTCTCAGCCCGCAGAGGCAGTTGCTCATGACGCTACCGAGACATCAAAGAACTCTTCCAATGGATCACTCTTCTGGGCTCGGCGAAGAAACGATTGGGGCTTGATGTTTTACATCAGGGTTGATCTTCAAGGATCATTCCATACATACCCTGACGTGGGCGGGCCATTTCAGAACCTACAGGAAGCAAATAATGCtatcgaccgccatcttgatgctCGCCGGGTTCCAAAAATGTAAAGTTTCTTAACTTCCTTTTTAGAGTTGTGTCACTTATGTTGGATTGGCGTGCACACATGTGATTAGTTATATGCAAACAGCGCATGCTCGTATGATGCAGGCCGCGAAATAATCGCAGTTGTAAAGCGTGAATCAGGAAATAAAATGATGGACCTAAGTTAGAACATAGAAAAATTCCGACAAACTGATAAAAATATATCAGGctacatttatttttcaatTCCTGTATCTGTCCAATTGGAGCTAACTGAAATATTGATTTTCTAACTATATTTGTCAGGGAGTTGTCAAAATAGTGCACTGTTCACAAGCATACCTGAAACTAAGTGCGTTTAGATGCTATTATATGCTACCAGTTTGTATGTAggtatattttgttttgtaaatTCTAGTTTGCAAAACTGGTTCGCCTTTAGCCAGGCAGACCCACACAGACACAGCTCTGTTTCCTTAAGTACTAACAGTGGTGGTAGCCTGAACAATAAATTTCCTTGACTGTTCAAAACAGTATGGTGAGAACTACTGAGTTGTGCATGTGAAAATGAAAGGATGGATACCTTAAATGCATTGACACCTTACAGTGCGCATCTAAGCAGTTCTGTTTTCTCGTATTTTTGTTGATTGTTGCTACCATGAGCTATGTTAAAGGTAACTTTTCAGCTGTTTGATCCTTATTCAACAACCTACCGCACATGCTAGTTTACCTTAACCCTGTAAATGATGACCCTAGTGTTATTTTTCATGCTCTGATTTATACTAGGTGCATTGAACAAGCAAAGGTTTCTAAAAGGGAGATGGCTATACGAACAATTATGTACTGGCCTGATGGCACAAGGAAGAAGTGTTCACAATCTCATGCAATTGAGAAAATCCGTGATGATAACCGCCAATTTGTTCAAGCTTTAGTCGACAATTATAACAAGGATCACAACCTGTTTGGGGTTTGCTCTCTCTCCCGCTGTCACTCTTTGCCCTGCTACCCGGGTTGTACTAAGTCTGATTGTCTTACTCATGTCAGAAATACTGATCTGATTTATGTTTCTTATTTCAGGATATTGCATATGAACTCAAAGATGTTGTGCATCACAAATTATTTGTTGAGAAACATATGTTGTATTGGCATTTCAATTTCATGGCAAAGAATAAAGGAGCTGATGATTTTGACGGTACCAGTGGCAATCTATTCTTTGCTGAAGTGCAGCAATGTAAGCGACAAGGAGAACATGAAGAATTGGTGGTCAGCTGTTTCTGCATGATTAAGCCTATTGATAATGGTATTTTATACTCTTATCATATattaaatttgttaaaatacATCTTGTGGTTCGCACTAACCTAAACTTGTCGGTTATATATTGACTATACAGACCAGTATATGATCTTCATATGATTTTAGTGAAAGCATGATTAAGCCTATTGATAATGGTATTTTATACTCATATCCAGTGGCAGATCCTGGATTGTCCAGACTATGGCTAAACTAGGCTATGTATGGAAGCCTGAGGCTAATCCATTGTTAATCAGTCTCTTTTGCCAAATCTCTATGGCATAATACATGTAGCAGCTAGCTCACACCTAGGGCTGTAGCCCCGATTGCCCTTGGCATGAATCCGCCACTGCTCATATCTTACTATGACTTTGCACCTCTTGTCATGTTTCCATTGCCTCGTTCATTTTCGCTGAGCTTTTTATATTTTCAACATCTCAAACTGGTTCGTGCACAACCAATAATGACTGCACACATGTGTTTTCCTACCTTAAATTATTTAGCTAGGTGTTTGTGTTTGATTGGTTATCTGACTGTAAACGACAAattcccttctctctctttttgatAAAGGCCACTGCTATGGCTGTACAACCTATGGAAGTATTGATATGAAGCACCCCAACAAATCTGGTGCATACACTGGTGGTCACTTGTACGCATGTAAAAAGATGAAGTTTAAGAGAGAGTGGAGCGATGAAGATGTATGATGATTTATTTTCCGCCAATTGTGTTTTTTGAATAATTTTTGTGCCACACTGTTAATTGTACATGTGCTTGCCCCTCTTCTACAGGAGGAAACTGAGGAGGCTAGGATAAGGAGAATGTACAAGGTAATCAATGACATATTTTTCCGATAACATGATATTGGTTAATTGATTGATTCTAATTCCTGGATTGTGTATTATTTTTCGTTTTAGGAATATGATGATCCACACTTTTTGAAGAAACTCAGGAGGTTCAGGAAGGAACAAAGACGCCTCAAGAGTGAGAAGGGCGCCCCAGTATAAGAATAGGGAGGGTGGCAGAATGAAACGGCACAACCGCTTTGCCCCTTGTAGCGACTCAATATAATGTTAACCTTCCAGGGTGTCATTGCGAGAAATCAATTTGGTTTGAGATGGACCTGGTTAAGCTACACATGTACGACTATCTGGtttacatatcagatgtttcTTTTGTTCGGTTGTTACATATTCCATTTGTCAGACGTTGTGGAGGAAGTGGTCTGCATTGGAACGCATAGAATGATTGTTAAATTCCAAAAGCCAACATGTAGATGCATGCAGCTGACAATGTTTGCATAATTTGGATTATAACAGGACTTAT
The Brachypodium distachyon strain Bd21 chromosome 2, Brachypodium_distachyon_v3.0, whole genome shotgun sequence genome window above contains:
- the LOC104583378 gene encoding uncharacterized protein LOC104583378 isoform X1, giving the protein MRFVQLSGTPRQHLFFNPLIRHIVAGKFVGYMALRPGGRYHFFTIWPIAFEERGLEAMLSFLYEDCNVPKNSFTLRFMMHISESTNIIGTTINCLRLVTPHFKSTADVVIKEIMQLPTQDFSCFPLEVVNVNAEHYWTEMNTTFAGWFCPDPLCCQGYENNVLSCCRGGKSSSGNKLRLSSIFPEPVSQVFLQCYISPFEYGNLHGSAARYDSSSLENYPLLKLDILLMPHDSLEEPKSTGDGFVIEAINGEMQHLTHLNVHPNQLDEMLLPKATDYLYHNTAATTYEISWRSNHGSAHLCVDKTSARIISGAPTASTGQGRNKNSKVLLEMLQEIMKNTLARECLKLWVIRSSEKLQSMFTAWLKQ
- the LOC104583378 gene encoding uncharacterized protein LOC104583378 isoform X2, which produces MALRPGGRYHFFTIWPIAFEERGLEAMLSFLYEDCNVPKNSFTLRFMMHISESTNIIGTTINCLRLVTPHFKSTADVVIKEIMQLPTQDFSCFPLEVVNVNAEHYWTEMNTTFAGWFCPDPLCCQGYENNVLSCCRGGKSSSGNKLRLSSIFPEPVSQVFLQCYISPFEYGNLHGSAARYDSSSLENYPLLKLDILLMPHDSLEEPKSTGDGFVIEAINGEMQHLTHLNVHPNQLDEMLLPKATDYLYHNTAATTYEISWRSNHGSAHLCVDKTSARIISGAPTASTGQGRNKNSKVLLEMLQEIMKNTLARECLKLWVIRSSEKLQSMFTAWLKQ
- the LOC104582952 gene encoding uncharacterized protein LOC104582952 isoform X1, which codes for MSPFPAGGGSPRRHSSDSGGGSASGSQIADQLLDPSSYSGQPPSRCEEERHVGGNVEAASSAQTMQEQGSSIAATSSSSQPAEAVAHDATETSKNSSNGSLFWARRRNDWGLMFYIRVDLQGSFHTYPDVGGPFQNLQEANNAIDRHLDARRVPKMCIEQAKVSKREMAIRTIMYWPDGTRKKCSQSHAIEKIRDDNRQFVQALVDNYNKDHNLFGDIAYELKDVVHHKLFVEKHMLYWHFNFMAKNKGADDFDGTSGNLFFAEVQQCKRQGEHEELVVSCFCMIKPIDNGHCYGCTTYGSIDMKHPNKSGAYTGGHLYACKKMKFKREWSDEDEETEEARIRRMYKEYDDPHFLKKLRRFRKEQRRLKSEKGAPV
- the LOC104582952 gene encoding uncharacterized protein LOC104582952 isoform X2, with protein sequence MSPFPAGGGSPRRHSSDSGGGSASGSQIADQLLDPSSYSGQPPRCEEERHVGGNVEAASSAQTMQEQGSSIAATSSSSQPAEAVAHDATETSKNSSNGSLFWARRRNDWGLMFYIRVDLQGSFHTYPDVGGPFQNLQEANNAIDRHLDARRVPKMCIEQAKVSKREMAIRTIMYWPDGTRKKCSQSHAIEKIRDDNRQFVQALVDNYNKDHNLFGDIAYELKDVVHHKLFVEKHMLYWHFNFMAKNKGADDFDGTSGNLFFAEVQQCKRQGEHEELVVSCFCMIKPIDNGHCYGCTTYGSIDMKHPNKSGAYTGGHLYACKKMKFKREWSDEDEETEEARIRRMYKEYDDPHFLKKLRRFRKEQRRLKSEKGAPV
- the LOC104582952 gene encoding uncharacterized protein LOC104582952 isoform X3 codes for the protein MNVPRISFPGWRMSHQKISRCEEERHVGGNVEAASSAQTMQEQGSSIAATSSSSQPAEAVAHDATETSKNSSNGSLFWARRRNDWGLMFYIRVDLQGSFHTYPDVGGPFQNLQEANNAIDRHLDARRVPKMCIEQAKVSKREMAIRTIMYWPDGTRKKCSQSHAIEKIRDDNRQFVQALVDNYNKDHNLFGDIAYELKDVVHHKLFVEKHMLYWHFNFMAKNKGADDFDGTSGNLFFAEVQQCKRQGEHEELVVSCFCMIKPIDNGHCYGCTTYGSIDMKHPNKSGAYTGGHLYACKKMKFKREWSDEDEETEEARIRRMYKEYDDPHFLKKLRRFRKEQRRLKSEKGAPV